One stretch of Ammospiza nelsoni isolate bAmmNel1 chromosome 21, bAmmNel1.pri, whole genome shotgun sequence DNA includes these proteins:
- the MYO18A gene encoding unconventional myosin-XVIIIa isoform X1, with the protein MFNLMKKDKEKDGARKEKKKEKKERMSAAELKSLEEMSMRRGFFNLNRASKRDSKTRLEISNPIPIKVASGSELHLTDIDSDSNRGSVILDSGHLSTASSSDDLKADDTNFKGSVLQRAAKFGSLAKQNSQVIVKRFSFSQKSRDESTSETSTPSEHSAAPSPQVEVRMLDTPLDKQGAPPGQPCTPPAASLRARVPELIGKKFPAELRLPALVPPQPPTPRQLELQRRNTGDFGFSLRRTTMLDRGPDGQVYRRVVHFAEPGAGTKDLALGLVPGDRLVEINGRNVESKSRDEIVEMIRQSGDTVQLKVQPILELSELSRCWLRGGQGTRRAAWDLDPAASASAPSQGPADDAPAAPLGPVPAAAQAKTEEQIAAEEAWYETEKVWLVHRDGFSLGSQLRPEAGSPLPEGKVKVKLDHDGAVLEVEEDDVEKANPPSCDRVEDLASLLYLNESSTLHTLRQRYGGNLLHTYAGPTMVIINPLSSPSMYSEKVMHMFKGCRREDTSPHIYAVAQAAYRSMLMSRQDQAIVLLGASGSGKTTNCQHLVQYLATIAGSTGKVFSVEKWQALYTILEAFGNSSTGMNGNATRFSQIISLDFDQAGQVASASVQTLLLEKLRVARHPANEATFNVFYYLLACSDSTLRTELHFNHLAENNVFGIVPPSKPEEKQKATQQFSKLLTAMKVMGISGDEQKAFWLILGAIYHLGAAGATKEPLADGADADEAGRKQFARHEWAQKAAYLLGCSLEELSSAIFKHQPKGTLQRSTSFRQGPDESPLGDSGTGPKLTALECLEGMAAGLYSELFTLLISLLNRALKSSQHSVCSVTVVDTPGAQNPKLAGQSRGATFEELCHNYAQERLQQLFHQRTFARELERYKEENIELALADAEPSSSGSIAAVDQSSHQALVRSLARTDEARGLLWLLEEEALQPGGNEDTLLERLFSYYGPQEGGKEGHNPLVPSDKPRHFLLGHSSGTNWVEYDATGWLNYVKHNPASQNASALLQESQKKVISSLFAGRGGSALVLSGSVAGLEGGSQLALRRATSMRKTFTTGVAAVKKKSLCIQIKLQVDALIDSIKKSKLHFVHCFLPKAGAGGDPQAMLCRRVSSSELELPAEHCEAGLMQLDVPLLRAQLRGSRLLDALRMYRQGYPDHMVFAEFRRRFDVLAPHLTKKHGRNYIVVDEKRAVEELLESLDLEKSSYHMGLSRVFFRAGSLARLEEQRDTQTSRNITLFQAACRGFLARQHFKKRKIQDLAIRCVQKNIKKNKGVKDWPWWKLFTTVRPLIEVQLTEDQIRGKDEEIQQLKSKLEKVEKERNELRLNSDRLESRITELTSELTDERNTGESASQLLDAETAERLRAEKEMKDLQAKYDALKKQMESMEMEVMEARLIRAAELNGELDDDDSGGEWRLKYERAVREIDFTKKRLQQELEDKLEVEQQGKRQLERKLADLQADSEESQRALQQLKKKCQRLAAELQDTKLHLEGQQGRNHDLEKKQRRFDSELSQAHEEAQRERLQREKLSREKDVLVAEVFGLKQLLEDRDSDIAGLTQKAEALEAELQDISSQESKDEASLAKVKKQLRDLEAKVKDQEEELDEQAGTIQMLEQAKLRLEMEMERLRQTHAKEVESRDEEVEEIRQSCQKKLKQMEVQLEEEYEDKQKVLREKRELESKLSAVSEQANQRDFETEKRLRRDLKRTKALLADAQIMLDHLKNNAPSKREITQLKNQLEESEFTCAAAVKARKSMEVEIEDLHLQIDDLAKAKGALEEQLSRLQREKNEVQSRLEEDQEDMNELMKKHKAAVAQASRDLAQMNDLQAQLEEVSKEKQELQEKLQGLQSQLEFLEQSMVDKSLVSRQEAKIRELETRLEFERTQVKRLESLATRLKENMEKLTEERDQRAAAENREKEQNKRLQRQLRDVKEEMGELAKKEAEASRKKHELEMDLESLEAANQSLQSDLKLAFKRIGDLQAAIEDEMESDSNEDLINSLQDMVAKYQKRKSKIDGDSDVDSELEERVDGVKSWLSKNKGSSKTLSDDGSLKGSSPTSSRHTFTYDRWDDEQDAGDSTRRSSRSSPSASEAESRAAETPA; encoded by the exons ATGTTCAACCTGATGAAGAAGGACAAAGAGAAGGATGGGGCCcggaaggagaagaagaaggagaaaaaggagcgAATGTCAGCAGCTGAACTCAAGAGCCTGGAGGAGATGAGCATGCGCCGGGGCTTCTTTAACCTCAACCGTGCCTCCAAGCGGGACTCCAAGACCCGCCTGGAGATCTCCAACCCCATCCCCATTAAAGTGGCCAGTGGCTCTGAGCTGCACCTCACAGATATTGACTCTGACAGCAACCGGGGCAGCGTCATCTTGGACTCAGGCCACCTGAGCACGGCCAGCTCCAGCGACGATCTCAAGGCGGACGACACCAACTTCAAGGGCTCGGTGCTGCAGCGGGCAGCCAAGTTCGGCTCCTTGGCCAAGCAGAACTCCCAGGTGATTGTCAAACgcttctccttctcccagaAAAGCCGGGATGAGAGCACCTCAGAGACCTCCACGCCCTCTGAGCACTCAGCAGCCCCCTCCCCTCAGGTGGAGGTGCGCATGCTGGACACCCCACTGGACAAGCAGGGGGCTCCCCCCGGACAGCCCTGCACCCCTCCTGCCGCCTCCCTGCGTGCCAGGGTGCCGGAGCTCATTGGTAAGAAGTTCCCCGCCGAGCTTCGGCTGCCCGCCCTGGTGCCCCCGCAGCCCCCCACGCCAcggcagctggagctgcagaggcgCAACACGGGCGATTTCGGCTTCTCCCTGCGCCGCACCACCATGCTGGACCGCGGCCCCGACGGGCAGGTGTACCGGCGCGTCGTGCACTTCGCCGAGCCCGGAGCCGGCACCAAGGACTTGGCCTTGGGCTTGGTGCCGGGAGACCGGCTGGTGGAGATCAACGGGAGGAACGTGGAGAGCAAATCCCGGGATGAGATCGTGGAGATGATCCGGCAGTCGGGGGACACGGTGCAGCTGAAGGTGcagcccatcctggagctgagCGAGCTGAGCCGCTGCTGGCTGCGGGGCGGCCAGGGGACACGCcgtgctgcctgggat CTGGACCCCGCCGCCTCCGCCTCGGCACCCAGCCAG GGTCCAGCGGACGATGCACCGGCAGCTCCCCTCGGCCccgtccctgctgcagctcag GCCAAGACAGAGGAGCAGATAGCAGCTGAGGAGGCCTGGTACGAGACCGAGAAGGTGTGGCTGGTGCACAGGGATGGCTTCTCCTTGG GCAGCCAGCTGCGGCCGGAGGCGGGCAGTCCCCTGCCCGAGGGCAAAGTGAAGGTGAAACTGGACCACGATGGAGCCGTcctggaggtggaggaggaCGATGTGGAGAAG GCAAACCCCCCGTCCTGTGACCGTGTCGAGGACCTCGCCAGCCTCCTCTACCTCAACGAGTCCAGCACGCTGCACACGCTGCGCCAGCGCTACGGCGGCAACCTCCTGCACACCTACGCCGGGCCCACCATGGTCATCATCAACCCGCTGAGCTCCCCCTCCATGTACTCCGAGAAG GTGATGCACATGTTCAAGGGGTGCCGCAGGGAGGACACGTCCCCGCACATCTACGCGGTGGCGCAGGCGGCGTACCGCAGCATGCTGATGAGCCGCCAGGACCAGGCCATCGTCCTGCTGGGTGCCAGCGGCAGCGGCAAAACCACCAACTGCCAGCACCTGGTGCAGTACCTCGCCACCATCGCCGGCAGCACCGGCAAGGTGTTCTCTG TGGAGAAGTGGCAGGCTCTCTACACCATCCTGGAGGCTTTTGGCAATAGCAGCACCGGCATGAACGGCAACGCCACGCGCTTCTCCCAGATCATCTCCCTGGACTTCGACCAGGCTGGGCAAGTGGCGTCTGCCTCTGTACAG accctgctgctggagaagctgcgCGTGGCCCGGCACCCGGCCAACGAGGCCACCTTCAATGTCTTCTACTACCTGCTGGCCTGCTCTGACAGCACCCTGAG GACTGAGCTTCACTTCAACCACCTGGCAGAGAACAATGTCTTCGGCATCGTGCCCCCCTCCAAG ccagaggaaaagcagaaggcaACCCAGCAGTTCAGCAAGCTCCTGACAGCCATGAAGGTGATGGGCATCTCAGGAGATGAGCAGAAAGCCTTCTGGCTCATCCTGGGGGCCATCTACcatctgggagctgctggggcaacCAAAG AGCCACTGGCAGATGGAGCTG ACGCCGACGAAG CTGGGAGGAAGCAGTTTGCACGGCACGAGTGGGCTCAGAAAGCCGCCtacctgctgggctgcagcctggaggagctctCCTCTGCCATCTTCAAGCACCAGCCCAAGGGCACCCTGCAGCGCTCCACCTCCTTCCGCCAGGGCCCCGACGAGTCTCCCCTGGGGGACAGTGGCACAG GTCCCAAGCTGACGGCGCTGGAGTGCCTGGAGGGCATGGCAGCTGGCTTGTACTCCGAGCTCTTCACACTCCTCATCTCCCTCCTCAACAG GGCGCTGAAGTCGAGCCAGCACTCGGTGTGCTCCGTGACGGTGGTGGACACCCCTGGGGCACAGAACCCCAAGCTGGCAGGGCAAAGCCGGGGTGCCACCTTCGAGGAGCTGTGCCACAACTACGCCCAGGAGcgcctgcagcagctcttccacCAGCGCACCTTCGCCCGCGAGCTGGAGCGATACAAGGAG GAGAACATAGAGCTCGCCCTGGCTgatgctgagcccagctcctctggctccATAGCTGCTGTGGACCAGTCCTCACACCAGGCACTG GTCCGGTCTCTGGCCCGCACGGACGAGGCGCGGGGGCTGCTGTGGcttctggaggaggaggctcTGCAGCCGGGGGGCAACGAGGACACCTTGCTGGAGCGGCTCTTCTCCTACTACGGTCCTCAGGAAGGGGGTAAAGAAG ggcacaacCCGCTGGTCCCCAGTGACAAACCCCGACACTTCCTCCTGGGACACAGCTCGGGGACCAACTGGGTGGAGTACGACGCTACGGGATGGCTCAACTACGTCAAGCACAACCCAGCCTCCCAAAAcgcctctgccctgctgcaggagtcCCAGAA GAAGGTGATCAGCAGCCTGTTTGCGGGGCGCGGCGGCTCGGCGCTGGTGCTGTCGGGCTCGGTGGCGGGGCTGGAGGGCGGCTCCCAGCTGGCCCTGCGCCGCGCCACCAGCATGCGCAAGACCTTCACCACCGGCGTGGCCGCCGTCAAGAAGAAATCCCTCTGCATCCAGATCAAGCTGCAAGTG GACGCGCTCATCGACAGCATCAAGAAGTCCAAGCTGCACTTTGTGCACTGCTTCCTGCCCAAGGCGGGGGCTGGTGGGGACCCCCAGGCCATGCTGTGCCGGCGGGTGAGCAGCAGCGAGCTGGAGCTGCCGGCAGAGCACTGCGAGGCCGGGCTGATGCAGCTGGATGTGCCCCTGCTGCGCGCGCAGCTCCGCGGCTCCCGCCTGCTCGACGCCCTCCGCATGTACCGCCAAG GTTACCCTGACCACATGGTGTTTGCGGAGTTCAGGCGGCGCTTTGATGTCCTGGCTCCACACCTGACCAAAAAGCACGGGCGCAACTACATCGTGGTGGATGAGAAGCGG gcagtgGAGGAGCTCCTGGAATCACTGGACCTGGAGAAGAGCAGCTACCACATGGGCTTGAGCCGG GTGTTTTTCCGGGCTGGATcgctggccaggctggaggagcagcgGGACACGCAGACCAGCAGGAACATCACCCTTTTCCAGGCAGCCTGCAGGGGCTTCCTGGCACGGCAGCACTTCAAGAAGAGAAAG ATCCAGGATTTGGCCATCCGGTGCGTGCAGAAGAACATCAAGAAGAACAAAGGGGTGAAGGATTGGCCCTGGTGGAAGCTCTTCACCACGGTGCGGCCCCTCATCGAGGTGCAGCTCACCGAGGACCAGATCCGTGGCAAAGAC GAAGAGATCCAGCAGCTGAAGAGCAAACTTGAGAAGGTGGAGAAGGAGCGCAACGAGCTGCGGCTCAACAGCGACCGCCTGGAGAGCAGG atCACAGAACTGACATCGGAGCTGACGGACGAGCGCAACACCGGCGAGTCGGCCTCCCAGCTGCTGGACGCTGAGACGGCCGAGAGGCTGCGGGCTGAGAAAGAGATGAAGGACCTGCAG GCCAAGTACGATGCCCTGAAGAAGCAGATGGAGTCGATGGAGATGGAGGTGATGGAGGCTCGGCTCATCCGGGCGGCTGAGCTCAATGGGGAGCTCGACGATGATGATTCAG GTGGTGAATGGCGGCTGAAATACGAGCGAGCGGTACGGGAGATCGACTTCACCAAGAAacggctgcagcaggagctggaggacaAGCTGGaggtggagcagcagggcaagAGGCAGCTGGAGCGCAAG CTGGCGGACCTGCAGGCGGACAGCGAGGAGAGCCAGCGGgcgctgcagcagctgaagaagAAGTGCCAGcgcctggctgctgagctgcaggacacCAAACTGCACCttgagggacagcagggacgcAACCATGACCTGGAGAAGAAGCAACGGAG GTTTGACAGCGAGCTCTCGCAGGCGCATGAGGAGGCGCAGCGGGAACGGCTGCAGCGGGAGAAGCTGAGCCGAGAGAAGGATGTACTGGTGGCTGAGGTCTTTGGCCtcaagcagctgctggag GACAGGGACTCGGACATCGCAGGGCTGACACAGAAGGCAGAGGcgctggaggcagagctgcaggacatCTCCTCCCAGGAGTCAAAGGATGAAGCCTCCCTGGCCAAGGTGAAGAAACAGCTGAGGGACCTAGAGGCGAAGGTCAAAGACCAGGAGGAGGAACTGGATGAGCAGGCTGGGACCATCCAGATGCTGGAGCAG GCGAAGCTGCggctggagatggagatggagcgGCTGCGGCAGACCCACGCCAAGGAGGTGGAGAGCCGTGatgaggaggtggaggagatCCGGCAGTCGTGCCAGAAGAAG CTGAAGCAGATGGaggtgcagctggaggaggagtaTGAGGACAAGCAGAAGGTGCTGAGAGAGAAGCGGGAGCTGGAGAGCAAGTTATCTGCTGTCAGTGAGCAG GCCAACCAGAGGGACTTTGAGACGGAAAAGCGCCTGCGCCGGGACCTGAAGAGAACGAAGGCGCTGCTGGCTGATGCTCAGATCATGCTGGACCACCTGAAAAACAACGCGCCCAGCAAGAGGGAGATCACCCAGCTCAAGAATCAG ctggaagagTCGGAGTTCACCTGTGCAGCCGCTGTCAAGGCCCGCAAATCCATGGAGGTGGAGATCGAGGACCTCCACCTGCAGATTGATGACCTTGCCAAGGCCAAGGGAGCG ctggaggagcagctgagccgTCTGCAGCGGGAAAAGAATGAAGTGCAGAGCCGGCTGGAGGAGGACCAGGAGGACATGAATGAGCTGATGAAGAAGCACAAGGCAGCTGTGGCCCAG GCATCCCGGGACCTAGCACAGATGAAtgacctccaggcacagctggaggaggtcagcaaggagaagcaggagctgcaggagaag CTGCAAGgtctgcagagccagctggagTTCCTGGAGCAATCCATGGTGGACAAGTCGCTGGTGAGCCGGCAGGAGGCCAAGATCCGTGAGCTGGAGACCAGGCTGGAGTTCGAGAGGACGCAAGTCAAGCGCCTGGAG AGCCTGGCCACGCGGCTGAAGGagaacatggagaagctgacGGAGGAGCGGGATCAGCGCGCGGCCGCCGAGAACCGGGAGAAGGAGCAGAACAAGCGGCTGCAGCGGCAGCTCCGCGACGTCAAGGAGGAGATGGGCGAGCTGGCCAAGAAGGAGGCAGAAGCCAGCCGCAAGAAGCATGAGCTG GAGATGGACCTGGAGAGCCTGGAAGCTGCCAACCAGAGCCTGCAGTCAGACCTGAAGCTGGCCTTCAAGCGCATCGGGGACCTGCAGGCGGCCATCGAGGACGAGATGGAGAGTGACAGCAATGAGGACCTCATCAACAG TTTGCAGGACATGGTGGCAAAGtatcagaaaagaaagagtaaaat CGACGGTGACTCAGATGTGGACTCGGAGCTGGAGGAGCGCGTGGATGGGGTGAAGTCTTGGCTCTCCAAGAACAAAGGCTCCTCCAAAACACTCTCTGATGATGGCAGCCTGAAGGGCAGCAG ccccacgAGCTCCCGGCACACCTTCACCTACGACAGATGGGACGACGAGCAGGACGCCGGGGACAGCACACGCCGCTCGTCCCGCAGCTCCCCCAGTGCCAGCGAGGCGGAGAGCCGGGCTGCCGAGACCCCCGCCTAG